A portion of the Juglans microcarpa x Juglans regia isolate MS1-56 chromosome 1D, Jm3101_v1.0, whole genome shotgun sequence genome contains these proteins:
- the LOC121261223 gene encoding uncharacterized protein LOC121261223: MHQMSSSSRSKSIVQDSDAFQRSFPSIYSSSSAFASSTSTFASRSSTFFSRYSTIPKPVNLHGVSPCSPSSSPSVRFSIERPTSPGRSSISVSKQANNNAVSSSKKKACMCSPTTHPGSFRCSLHRTSATRHGHHHGTATYHLNFRRSAMTNSLVRIGGVEGGDLVRRALSALIRPSSHQQRRRAAFQPRPSRLSAMSTAEDS; encoded by the coding sequence ATGCACCAAATGTCTTCGTCTTCAAGGTCCAAATCCATCGTTCAAGATTCTGATGCCTTTCAGAGATCGTTTCCGTCGATATACTCATCCTCGTCGGCCTTTGCTTCCTCGACTTCGACCTTCGCCTCCCGCTCGTCGACATTCTTCTCGCGCTACTCCACCATCCCCAAGCCCGTCAATCTCCACGGAGTCAGCCCATGCTCTCCCTCGTCGTCTCCGTCCGTACGGTTTTCGATAGAGCGGCCGACCTCTCCGGGCCGTTCTTCGATCTCCGTGAGTAAGCAAGCGAACAACAATGCGGTGTCTTCCAGCAAGAAGAAGGCGTGCATGTGTTCCCCAACGACGCATCCGGGCTCCTTCCGGTGCTCTCTGCATAGGACTTCGGCCACGCGGCATGGCCATCACCATGGAACGGCGACGTATCACCTGAATTTTCGGAGGTCGGCTATGACGAATTCGCTGGTCAGGATCGGAGGAGTTGAAGGTGGTGACTTGGTGAGGAGGGCCTTGTCGGCCCTGATTAGGCCCTCCTCGCACCAGCAGCGGCGCCGAGCCGCGTTCCAGCCGAGGCCGAGCCGCCTCTCGGCCATGTCCACAGCCGAGGATTCTTGA
- the LOC121257753 gene encoding mediator of RNA polymerase II transcription subunit 15a-like isoform X1, which translates to MDNNNWRPTPNQVSVGGAVGGVGGGAGEPTMDTGDWRTQLPPDSRQRIVNKIMDTLKRHLPVSGQEGLHELRKIAIRFEEKIYTAATNQGDYLRKISLKMLTMETKSQNPTTNSLPSNSSGNSNKPPDSGVLGMQTQVHNQGQSLPIPLQSQARQQLLSHNIQNNVPSAGVQSSTSLPSTLPPVSGLNQAPISNVVGQNTNMQNISGNSQNPVGNSMGQGVPSNMFTNNQRQMQGRQQVVPLQQQQQSQNPQQYMYQQQLQQKLLKQKIQQGNIPHTLMQSHIQQQQQQQQNLLQTNQLQSSQQSIMQSSSVMQPSVMQSSSLSVLQQNQQPSIQQATQNMLQQHSQSVLRQQQQPQQAAVIHPQQTPMQQQPILPTQQQQQQQQQLMGQQPNATNMQQNQLIAQPSSVGDLQQQQQRLLGQQNNLQNMQQQQQQQQQQQHQLMAQQSNLSNMHQQLGSQNNVSGLQQQQLLGAQSVNSSMQTSQHSVHMLQQSKVPVQQQSQQSAANFLPTQGQLSQSQPQPPQQQLMSQIQSQPSQLQQQLGLQQQPNTLQRDMQQRLQASGQASGSLLQPQNVIDQQKQFYQRPVPDTSSTSLDSTAQTGHGNGGDWQEEVYQKIKAMKEMHLPELNEMYQKIAAKVQQQDSLSQQPKSDQLDKLKTFKTMLERLITFLQVSKNNILPYYKEKLGLYEKQILSFINTNRPRKPVSSLQQGQLPLPHMHSMQQPQSQITQMQSHESQMNPQLQSMNLQGSVATMQQNNMTSLQHNSLSLSGVSTAQQNMMNSLQPGSNLDSGQGNALSSLQPVAMGSLQQNPVSAPQQANVNNLSSQSGVNALQPTINSLQSSSNMLQQQHLKQHQEQQMMQQTQQLKQQYQQRQMQQLMQKQQLMQHQQQQQQQQLHQQPKQQMSAQLQSQQIPQLHQINDANDLKIRQGLGVKPGVFQQHLPAGQRAAYPHQQLKPGASFPTSSPQLLQATSPQILQHSSPQVDQQNVLSSITKAGTPLQSANSPFVVPSPSTPLAPSPMPGDSEKPISSVSSLSNAGNIAHQQTSGVAAPAPSLAIGTPGISASPLLAEFTGQEGTHANALMNVSGKSSITEQPLERLIKAVKSMSPKSLSASVSDIGSVVSMIDRIAGSAPGNGSRAAVGEDLVAMTKCRLQARNFIIQDGSNGTRKMRRYTSAMPLNVVSSAGSMNDSFKQLSGSETSDLESTATSSVKRPRIEVNHALLEEIRDINQGLIDTVVDISDEDVDPTAAAAAAEGGEGTIVKCSFNAVALSPNLKSQYTSAQMSPIQPLRLLVPSNYPNCSPILLDKFPVEVSKDYEDLSVKAKSRFSISLRNLSQPMSLGQIARTWDVCARAIISEHAQQGGGGSFSSKYGTWENCLSAA; encoded by the exons AATGGATACATTGAAGAGGCATCTTCCTGTTTCTGGTCAAGAAGGTTTACATGAGCTCCGGAAAATAGCTATACGGTTTGAGGAAAAGATTTATACTGCTGCCACAAATCAG GGAGATTATCTGCGGAAAATATCTCTGAAGATGCTTACAATGGAAACCAAGTCTCAGAATCCTACAACCAATTCTTTGCCGTCCAACTCTTCTGGCAATAGCAATAAGCCCCCAGATTCAG GGGTGCTTGGTATGCAAACCCAAGTTCACAATCAAGGGCAATCGCTTCCTATTCCATTGCAGTCTCAAGCACGACAACAACTGTTATCCCATAACATTCAGAATAATGTTCCATCTGCTGGAGTTCAAAGCTCTACCAGTTTACCATCTACACTGCCTCCTGTATCTGGTTTGAACCAGGCTCCTATCTCGAATGTTGTTGGCCAGAATACCAATATGCAGAATATATCTGGAAATTCCCAGAACCCAGTTGGTAATTCAATGGGGCAAGGGGTTCCCTCTAATATGTTTACAAATAATCAGCGGCAAATGCAAGGAAGGCAACAGGTTGTTCCACTGCAGCAGCAACAACAGTCACAGAATCCGCAGCAGTATATGTACCAGCAGCAATTGCAACAAAAGCTTTTAAAGCAGAAGATCCAGCAGGGAAATATCCCGCACACACTCATGCAATCCCATATtcagcaacagcagcagcagcagcagaatCTATTACAAACCAATCAGTTACAATCTTCTCAGCAATCAATCATGCAATCATCATCTGTCATGCAGCCTTCTGTGATGCAGTCGTCGTCTCTTTCTGTTCTTCAGCAGAATCAGCAGCCATCTATTCAACAGGCAACACAGAATATGCTTCAGCAACATTCGCAATCAGTTCTCAGGCAGCAGCAACAGCCACAACAGGCAGCTGTTATTCATCCGCAGCAAACACCAATGCAACAGCAGCCTATATTGCCAACacagcaacagcagcagcagcagcagcagctgaTGGGTCAGCAGCCAAATGCTACAAATATGCAACAGAACCAATTAATTGCACAACCAAGCAGTGTTGGGGActtgcagcagcagcaacagagGCTGCTTGGCCAGCAGAATAATCTTCAAAAtatgcagcagcagcaacagcaacagcaacagcaacaacatCAGCTAATGGCTCAGCAAAGCAACCTCTCTAATATGCATCAACAGTTGGGCTCTCAAAATAATGTTTCTGGGTTACAGCAGCAGCAGTTGCTCGGAGCTCAGTCTGTTAACTCAAGTATGCAAACTTCTCAGCACTCAGTGCACATGTTACAACAGTCCAAGGTTCCAGTGCAGCAACAATCACAACAGAGCGCAGCTAATTTCTTACCAACTCAAGGGCAGCTGTCACAATCACAGCCACAACCACCACAGCAGCAATTGATGTCTCAGATTCAGTCACAACCTTCACAGTTGCAGCAGCAGTTGGGTTTGCAACAGCAGCCGAATACATTGCAAAGGGATATGCAACAAAGGCTTCAAGCATCAGGTCAAGCGTCGGGCTCCTTGCTTCAACCACAGAATGTAATTGATCAGCAGAAGCAGTTTTACCAAAGACCCGTTCCAGATACATCGTCAA CATCTCTAGATTCTACGGCTCAGACAGGACATGGAAATGGGGGTGATTGGCAAGAGGAGGTCTATCAAAAG ATCAAAGCCATGAAGGAGATGCACTTGCCTGAATTAAATGAAATGTACCAGAAAATTGCTGCAAAAGTGCAGCAG CAAGATTCTCTATCACAACAACCGAAGTCAGATCAGCTTGACAAGTTAAAAACATTTAAGACTATGTTGGAGCGGCTTATTACATTCTTACAGgtttccaaaaataatatattaccGTACTACAAGGAGAAGTTGGGATTATACGAGAAGCAGATATTAAGTTTTATAAACACAAACAGGCCCAGGAAGCCTGTTTCTTCGCTGCAGCAAGGACAGCTTCCCCTGCCTCATATGCACTCCATGCAGCAACCACAATCTCAAATTACCCAAATGCAGTCTCATGAAAGTCAAATGAACCCTCAGTTGCAATCAATGAATTTACAAGGTTCTGTAGCAACAATGCAGCAGAACAATATGACGAGCTTGCAGCATAATTCTCTGTCCTTATCTGGGGTTTCAACAGCTCAGCAAAACATGATGAACTCATTGCAGCCCGGTTCTAATTTGGACTCAGGACAAGGCAATGCGCTGAGTTCATTGCAGCCAGTGGCCATGGGATCTCTACAACAAAATCCTGTGAGTGCTCCCCAACAGGCAAACGTCAACAACTTGTCCTCACAGAGTGGAGTGAATGCGCTACAGCCAACCATCAATTCTCTTCAGTCAAGTTCTAATATGCTTCAACAACAACATTTGAAACAACATCAGGAACAGCAAATGATGCAGCAGACACAGCAACTCAAACAACAATATCAGCAGCGCCAGATGCAGCAACTGATGCAGAAGCAGCAGCTAATGCAACATcagcagcaacagcagcagcaacagtTACACCAACAACCAAAGCAGCAGATGTCTGCACAGTTGCAGTCACAACAAATCCCGCAGCTTCATCAAATCAATGATGCAAATGACCTGAAAATACGACAGGGTTTGGGTGTTAAGCCAGGGGTCTTTCAGCAACATCTACCAGCAGGCCAGCGTGCTGCTTATCCTCATCAACAGTTAAAACCAGGAGCATCATTTCCTACTTCATCACCCCAACTTCTTCAGGCCACGTCCCCACAGATTCTCCAACACTCTTCTCCACAGGTGGACCAGCAAAATGTTTTATCATCTATCACAAAAGCTGGAACGCCACTGCAATCAGCAAACTCACCTTTTGTTGTCCCATCTCCTTCAACTCCTTTAGCTCCTTCTCCTATGCCAGGGGATTCTGAGAAACCTATCTCTAGTGTTTCCTCGCTCTCAAATGCTGGAAACATTGCACATCAACAGACAAGTGGAGTGGCCGCTCCAGCTCCATCCCTTGCCATTGGGACTCCTGGGATATCAGCCTCACCTTTGCTTGCTGAGTTTACCGGTCAAGAAGGCACTCATGCTAATGCTTTGATGAATGTTTCTGGAAAGTCGAGCATTACTGAGCAGCCTCTTGAACGTTTAATTAAAGCG GTAAAATCAATGTCACCTAAATCATTAAGTGCCTCTGTCAGTGACATTGGTTCAGTTGTGAGCATGATCGATCGGATAGCAGGTTCAGCACCAGGTAATGGATCCAGGGCTGCTGTTGGTGAGGATTTGGTTGCCATGACAAAATGCCGGCTCCAAGCAAGAAATTTCATCATACAAGATGGATCCAATGGGACGAGGAAAATGAGGCGCTACACGAGTGCCATGCCCTTAAATGTTGTTTCATCAGCTGGCAGCATGAATGATAGTTTCAAGCAGCTGTCAGGTTCAGAGACATCTGACCTGGAGTCGACTGCAACTTCTAGTGTCAAGAGGCCTAGGATTGAG GTTAATCATGCCCTTTTGGAAGAAATAAGGGATATAAATCAAGGACTCATAGACACGGTCGTTGATATAAGTGATGAAGATGTCGATCCAACtgcagctgctgctgctgctgaagGGGGTGAAGGAACCATTGTCAAGTGCTCTTTCAATGCTGTGGCTCTCAGCCCaaacttgaaatctcagtacaCTTCTGCACAAATG TCTCCAATTCAGCCATTAAGATTGCTTGTTCCATCAAATTATCCAAATTGCTCCCCCATTCTCTTAGACAAGTTTCCAGTTGAAGTCAG TAAGGATTATGAAGATCTTTCGGTAAAGGCAAAGTCAAGGTTTAGCATATCTCTACGAAATCTTTCACAACCCATGTCACTTGGCCAGATAGCAAGAACTTGGGATGTTTGTGCTCGAGCGATTATTTCTGAGCATGCACAGCAGGGTGGCGGAGGTAGTTTCAGCTCAAAATATGGAACTTGGGAGAACTGCTTGAGTGCCGCATGA
- the LOC121257753 gene encoding mediator of RNA polymerase II transcription subunit 15a-like isoform X2, which yields MLTMETKSQNPTTNSLPSNSSGNSNKPPDSGVLGMQTQVHNQGQSLPIPLQSQARQQLLSHNIQNNVPSAGVQSSTSLPSTLPPVSGLNQAPISNVVGQNTNMQNISGNSQNPVGNSMGQGVPSNMFTNNQRQMQGRQQVVPLQQQQQSQNPQQYMYQQQLQQKLLKQKIQQGNIPHTLMQSHIQQQQQQQQNLLQTNQLQSSQQSIMQSSSVMQPSVMQSSSLSVLQQNQQPSIQQATQNMLQQHSQSVLRQQQQPQQAAVIHPQQTPMQQQPILPTQQQQQQQQQLMGQQPNATNMQQNQLIAQPSSVGDLQQQQQRLLGQQNNLQNMQQQQQQQQQQQHQLMAQQSNLSNMHQQLGSQNNVSGLQQQQLLGAQSVNSSMQTSQHSVHMLQQSKVPVQQQSQQSAANFLPTQGQLSQSQPQPPQQQLMSQIQSQPSQLQQQLGLQQQPNTLQRDMQQRLQASGQASGSLLQPQNVIDQQKQFYQRPVPDTSSTSLDSTAQTGHGNGGDWQEEVYQKIKAMKEMHLPELNEMYQKIAAKVQQQDSLSQQPKSDQLDKLKTFKTMLERLITFLQVSKNNILPYYKEKLGLYEKQILSFINTNRPRKPVSSLQQGQLPLPHMHSMQQPQSQITQMQSHESQMNPQLQSMNLQGSVATMQQNNMTSLQHNSLSLSGVSTAQQNMMNSLQPGSNLDSGQGNALSSLQPVAMGSLQQNPVSAPQQANVNNLSSQSGVNALQPTINSLQSSSNMLQQQHLKQHQEQQMMQQTQQLKQQYQQRQMQQLMQKQQLMQHQQQQQQQQLHQQPKQQMSAQLQSQQIPQLHQINDANDLKIRQGLGVKPGVFQQHLPAGQRAAYPHQQLKPGASFPTSSPQLLQATSPQILQHSSPQVDQQNVLSSITKAGTPLQSANSPFVVPSPSTPLAPSPMPGDSEKPISSVSSLSNAGNIAHQQTSGVAAPAPSLAIGTPGISASPLLAEFTGQEGTHANALMNVSGKSSITEQPLERLIKAVKSMSPKSLSASVSDIGSVVSMIDRIAGSAPGNGSRAAVGEDLVAMTKCRLQARNFIIQDGSNGTRKMRRYTSAMPLNVVSSAGSMNDSFKQLSGSETSDLESTATSSVKRPRIEVNHALLEEIRDINQGLIDTVVDISDEDVDPTAAAAAAEGGEGTIVKCSFNAVALSPNLKSQYTSAQMSPIQPLRLLVPSNYPNCSPILLDKFPVEVSKDYEDLSVKAKSRFSISLRNLSQPMSLGQIARTWDVCARAIISEHAQQGGGGSFSSKYGTWENCLSAA from the exons ATGCTTACAATGGAAACCAAGTCTCAGAATCCTACAACCAATTCTTTGCCGTCCAACTCTTCTGGCAATAGCAATAAGCCCCCAGATTCAG GGGTGCTTGGTATGCAAACCCAAGTTCACAATCAAGGGCAATCGCTTCCTATTCCATTGCAGTCTCAAGCACGACAACAACTGTTATCCCATAACATTCAGAATAATGTTCCATCTGCTGGAGTTCAAAGCTCTACCAGTTTACCATCTACACTGCCTCCTGTATCTGGTTTGAACCAGGCTCCTATCTCGAATGTTGTTGGCCAGAATACCAATATGCAGAATATATCTGGAAATTCCCAGAACCCAGTTGGTAATTCAATGGGGCAAGGGGTTCCCTCTAATATGTTTACAAATAATCAGCGGCAAATGCAAGGAAGGCAACAGGTTGTTCCACTGCAGCAGCAACAACAGTCACAGAATCCGCAGCAGTATATGTACCAGCAGCAATTGCAACAAAAGCTTTTAAAGCAGAAGATCCAGCAGGGAAATATCCCGCACACACTCATGCAATCCCATATtcagcaacagcagcagcagcagcagaatCTATTACAAACCAATCAGTTACAATCTTCTCAGCAATCAATCATGCAATCATCATCTGTCATGCAGCCTTCTGTGATGCAGTCGTCGTCTCTTTCTGTTCTTCAGCAGAATCAGCAGCCATCTATTCAACAGGCAACACAGAATATGCTTCAGCAACATTCGCAATCAGTTCTCAGGCAGCAGCAACAGCCACAACAGGCAGCTGTTATTCATCCGCAGCAAACACCAATGCAACAGCAGCCTATATTGCCAACacagcaacagcagcagcagcagcagcagctgaTGGGTCAGCAGCCAAATGCTACAAATATGCAACAGAACCAATTAATTGCACAACCAAGCAGTGTTGGGGActtgcagcagcagcaacagagGCTGCTTGGCCAGCAGAATAATCTTCAAAAtatgcagcagcagcaacagcaacagcaacagcaacaacatCAGCTAATGGCTCAGCAAAGCAACCTCTCTAATATGCATCAACAGTTGGGCTCTCAAAATAATGTTTCTGGGTTACAGCAGCAGCAGTTGCTCGGAGCTCAGTCTGTTAACTCAAGTATGCAAACTTCTCAGCACTCAGTGCACATGTTACAACAGTCCAAGGTTCCAGTGCAGCAACAATCACAACAGAGCGCAGCTAATTTCTTACCAACTCAAGGGCAGCTGTCACAATCACAGCCACAACCACCACAGCAGCAATTGATGTCTCAGATTCAGTCACAACCTTCACAGTTGCAGCAGCAGTTGGGTTTGCAACAGCAGCCGAATACATTGCAAAGGGATATGCAACAAAGGCTTCAAGCATCAGGTCAAGCGTCGGGCTCCTTGCTTCAACCACAGAATGTAATTGATCAGCAGAAGCAGTTTTACCAAAGACCCGTTCCAGATACATCGTCAA CATCTCTAGATTCTACGGCTCAGACAGGACATGGAAATGGGGGTGATTGGCAAGAGGAGGTCTATCAAAAG ATCAAAGCCATGAAGGAGATGCACTTGCCTGAATTAAATGAAATGTACCAGAAAATTGCTGCAAAAGTGCAGCAG CAAGATTCTCTATCACAACAACCGAAGTCAGATCAGCTTGACAAGTTAAAAACATTTAAGACTATGTTGGAGCGGCTTATTACATTCTTACAGgtttccaaaaataatatattaccGTACTACAAGGAGAAGTTGGGATTATACGAGAAGCAGATATTAAGTTTTATAAACACAAACAGGCCCAGGAAGCCTGTTTCTTCGCTGCAGCAAGGACAGCTTCCCCTGCCTCATATGCACTCCATGCAGCAACCACAATCTCAAATTACCCAAATGCAGTCTCATGAAAGTCAAATGAACCCTCAGTTGCAATCAATGAATTTACAAGGTTCTGTAGCAACAATGCAGCAGAACAATATGACGAGCTTGCAGCATAATTCTCTGTCCTTATCTGGGGTTTCAACAGCTCAGCAAAACATGATGAACTCATTGCAGCCCGGTTCTAATTTGGACTCAGGACAAGGCAATGCGCTGAGTTCATTGCAGCCAGTGGCCATGGGATCTCTACAACAAAATCCTGTGAGTGCTCCCCAACAGGCAAACGTCAACAACTTGTCCTCACAGAGTGGAGTGAATGCGCTACAGCCAACCATCAATTCTCTTCAGTCAAGTTCTAATATGCTTCAACAACAACATTTGAAACAACATCAGGAACAGCAAATGATGCAGCAGACACAGCAACTCAAACAACAATATCAGCAGCGCCAGATGCAGCAACTGATGCAGAAGCAGCAGCTAATGCAACATcagcagcaacagcagcagcaacagtTACACCAACAACCAAAGCAGCAGATGTCTGCACAGTTGCAGTCACAACAAATCCCGCAGCTTCATCAAATCAATGATGCAAATGACCTGAAAATACGACAGGGTTTGGGTGTTAAGCCAGGGGTCTTTCAGCAACATCTACCAGCAGGCCAGCGTGCTGCTTATCCTCATCAACAGTTAAAACCAGGAGCATCATTTCCTACTTCATCACCCCAACTTCTTCAGGCCACGTCCCCACAGATTCTCCAACACTCTTCTCCACAGGTGGACCAGCAAAATGTTTTATCATCTATCACAAAAGCTGGAACGCCACTGCAATCAGCAAACTCACCTTTTGTTGTCCCATCTCCTTCAACTCCTTTAGCTCCTTCTCCTATGCCAGGGGATTCTGAGAAACCTATCTCTAGTGTTTCCTCGCTCTCAAATGCTGGAAACATTGCACATCAACAGACAAGTGGAGTGGCCGCTCCAGCTCCATCCCTTGCCATTGGGACTCCTGGGATATCAGCCTCACCTTTGCTTGCTGAGTTTACCGGTCAAGAAGGCACTCATGCTAATGCTTTGATGAATGTTTCTGGAAAGTCGAGCATTACTGAGCAGCCTCTTGAACGTTTAATTAAAGCG GTAAAATCAATGTCACCTAAATCATTAAGTGCCTCTGTCAGTGACATTGGTTCAGTTGTGAGCATGATCGATCGGATAGCAGGTTCAGCACCAGGTAATGGATCCAGGGCTGCTGTTGGTGAGGATTTGGTTGCCATGACAAAATGCCGGCTCCAAGCAAGAAATTTCATCATACAAGATGGATCCAATGGGACGAGGAAAATGAGGCGCTACACGAGTGCCATGCCCTTAAATGTTGTTTCATCAGCTGGCAGCATGAATGATAGTTTCAAGCAGCTGTCAGGTTCAGAGACATCTGACCTGGAGTCGACTGCAACTTCTAGTGTCAAGAGGCCTAGGATTGAG GTTAATCATGCCCTTTTGGAAGAAATAAGGGATATAAATCAAGGACTCATAGACACGGTCGTTGATATAAGTGATGAAGATGTCGATCCAACtgcagctgctgctgctgctgaagGGGGTGAAGGAACCATTGTCAAGTGCTCTTTCAATGCTGTGGCTCTCAGCCCaaacttgaaatctcagtacaCTTCTGCACAAATG TCTCCAATTCAGCCATTAAGATTGCTTGTTCCATCAAATTATCCAAATTGCTCCCCCATTCTCTTAGACAAGTTTCCAGTTGAAGTCAG TAAGGATTATGAAGATCTTTCGGTAAAGGCAAAGTCAAGGTTTAGCATATCTCTACGAAATCTTTCACAACCCATGTCACTTGGCCAGATAGCAAGAACTTGGGATGTTTGTGCTCGAGCGATTATTTCTGAGCATGCACAGCAGGGTGGCGGAGGTAGTTTCAGCTCAAAATATGGAACTTGGGAGAACTGCTTGAGTGCCGCATGA